In Cyprinus carpio isolate SPL01 chromosome A5, ASM1834038v1, whole genome shotgun sequence, the sequence GTTGCTTGGTTGTTCTGCTCAGTTCAGCTGTGGGAGCAGCAGATGTCAGTTTTATTGGATTGCAGTTTTATCATGTGTGAACACGAGAGACTCATATCACATATCCTGAAGCAGGTCACATTTATCTGACGCATGTTTTCATGTTATTAACTAAATAGTTTGACTGAAAGTTCTTTCCATTAATAACCAATGAGACACACGTGATCATCTAATGTATATTAACTGGCCTAGTTCTTGATCTGTTTTTGCTACATCACACTGTCCTGAAACCAGGAAGTACTTCTGGTGCAAACTGAGCTGTTACATGCTAGTATGCTTTCATTTAAATCACAGAATTATCTTTTCAATAAGGAGCTTTTAGAGGAAGGGCAGTGAAATTGTAAAATGGTGAGTTATTACCTTCAAACAGTTTCAGACCTGAGTTTGACAGCCTTGGTATCTCCTGGAAGCACACTTCCTCGTTCAGCCCTCAGTCTTTTTCTGACTGATGAGTTGAGGACACTGTAGCCAAATCTGCAACATTCAGAGAAGAAGATTTGCACATCAAAACACATCAAGAATTGTGTTCTGTCACCATgaggaatcagaatcagaaagagctttattgccaagtatgcttgcgcatacaaggaatttgttttagtgacaagATTCCAGAGACGACAACaacacacagggaaaaaaaaaaaaaaaggcaaataaattgtataaacagttgtgctatagatgataatggaatagaattgagtaagatgcagggatgtaccaggatggaggggtaacaagtAAACCTAAGGATACTGCACATTTCATTATGTGCAAGTCTATTAAATGACTATCAAGCAGTTTCAGTGAAATTGTCTGTGATTGGAACTAATAAACTACCATCTGGTCACATACTTTATTTTGCAGTATCAAACACTATTCTTCCTTGGAAACCTTGTTTTTACACCTTTTTTAACACCTGTCTCAGTGTTGCGATCTTAAGGGGTCAAGTGAGAAGGGTTTCTATTTCCACTTAGTTTAATAGGTGTTTCCTGTGACCACTTGTGATGTGATCATATATATGTTTCTggggtgatttattttttttcctgaaccaGTCAAGTGCAACCTGTAAATAAAAGTTCAGAAATTGCATTGGGTAGATGCTATCTATCAggcactgttattttagtattgttcaTGTATTAgttagttgatttattttttaatattttaaattgagttttgaATGCTAAATATTTTACTTGTAGTTTCAgtcattatgtgcttttgtcacattgcttcatttttaaaatagattttttttatttcagtcattttagtacttaaacttcaAAGTaattagttgccaagacaacatttatcatttttgttatgcattacatatatattttttctgtttatattttatttcagtgttatctCAATTAATAAAAATCTCAATTATCTCAATTTTAGTCAACCATAACAATGCTGCTAACAGGATGTGCTCCAAGTGCTATACTAAGATTAAAGTgaccctattatgccatttttaaggttcctaatattgttttgggagtctcctactaTAGGTTTACATGCGTTCAAGGTCAAACAACgctttcattttctcaaaatatgtatttaatatcacctcattttccagcaaGTCTCAGATTATTAGTTCGAAGCAGTTTCAGTCGATATGCCCACTGTCATAGTTCTGTATTTTAAACGctcgatagaaaatataaacatctattattatcatacttacaggttgtgattcagtggagcagctggtccaaataaactagatactgagccatctttcaagagcaagaaTTTTATGAATCTCAcagagattagagaagcagttgtcAGTAGAATGACGTGTTTGTGGGAGGGTCAAGTTTTTCTCGGCCGGCCAACATAGAACATAGGTGCtcattatgcaaatatgttatCCTGTGACGTGTAGCCATCACGGAAGTGGTATTCGAATTACTAACGACTCGTTCAGGCTGTTCAGAgtcaattctttattttggggagagacaataactttttttatcaTGCACTTTCGACTTTATAACTTTGCAGATTGCTTGCATTCACAttcagctacattacacactgcatgaaaggcaatattcaaaatggcataaCAGGGGCACTTTAATACCATAAGTATCACACATTCAGGAAATGGGAGTAATAAGTCCTTTGGCAACATAAAAGCAGAGTCACTATTTCACTCTAATCAGAAAAGGAGGGGCACTTTAAGGTCTAGGGTTACTATTTATATTAGCATTGTGTTGTAGGCAATCAGTGCTGTGACTGGTTCTGTTTAACTTTATACCtggtgttaaaggggtcatgaactgccttttttttttgttatttagtgcTGTTCTCTTAGGGCCACTTAGAATGTTATCAAGATTTATCAAACATCATactttagaagtaataggctatttctGTCCTGTATTGAGTATTGACCCCCTCATCTGAATGCTCTGTTTGAAAAGGCGTGGCAggttgtagactcggaagtaaacgctcactgctatgattggctaccAGTTGTGTATGTTGTACGTtgatcttctgcggaggcggggtttagccacactattacgtcataaagtggcacgttccacaacctgtcgttttggcagactggctttaatttaagttgttttagactaacaagaaagtttgagttctgaaacttacaggatgtttttgtagtacaatgacctcttatatgtcaaaagaacaagggaattttgatttctctgttcatgactcctttaaaagATCTGCACAGctgaaagtaaattaaaaaagcacattCACAGAATTCATGGCTGTTTATGGTTTTGCATTTGTGGTCATTTTACAACGTGGCTCATCTGATACAGAATTAGTCTTAATGTTTGACAGGTGAATAGGTAGTTATTAGCTGTTGTCTGGAAGGAATCAGAGTGCATTAGTATTTACACCATTTCAGTGTGCTCACATTTCTGACTACCTCTGAACATGGTTTGAAACACGACCCCATTTACACCTGGATTTAGAGCGGTCCATAAAGTGGATCTTAATAGCAGGTGTTCATGTGGAGGTCAGAGTGTCTGGTTTGTGGAATGTGCTTTCCGTTTAAGCAAGAGTCTTTTGAAGCTGCAGCTCTGTCTTTTGGTGTCTTGGAGGCGGACGATCATCCCAGAGATGTTTTGTTGTCTGGGCTTTAAACCCCTCAGAGGTCTTGGTTCTAACACAGCAAAGCTTTAAGCTTTTGTTTCATCCTCTATGACATCAACGCCCGTCTGTGCTCTAATCTCATGGGCTTTAGCTAGCCCGTGCTCTCTCCGGGCCTCTTAGAGGTTGCCGGGGTGATGGGCGGCAGTGGCATCTGCTAAGTGGCTGGAGTGAGAGAGTTACAATGACTGAGCTGCATGCCTGCAAGACCTCctgctgcatacaaacacacacgggTGGCTAAGCTGAACAGGGTTGAGCTGGTTCCAGGGAGGCAGTGGTAGGGTGTGTGTTGACACTATCGCTTGTCGCTGACAAAAATGGCTTCTCTAGACTCCGTGTGAGTTTCAGAAACCACCTCTTGTAGAACTAAGTTTTGATTCAGGTTGTTGCATTTATTGTAGGCCTTGTTTCTCTGTCTGTAGGCTGGGTGAGCAGTATTACAGGGACGCTATGGAGCAGTGTCACAACTATAATGCCCGTTTGTGCGCAGAGAGGAGCGTGAGGATGCCCTTCCTAGACTCTCAGACAGGTGTCGCCCAGAGCAACTGCTACTTCTGGATGGAGAAACGGCACCGAGGACCAGGTGGGACACTAACTCACAGTAATCTGTTTTTTTAAGCGTTGAGTTGACACCAAAATTAGTTCAAACCAATACAATTGTTGTCAAAATACCATAGTTGATATCGATACAAGttttaactatatattattttcatatgcatatatctaaatacactactgtgcaggtaggtttcttcaagcatcttAGAGTAGCCACAATTCTTCTACATTTggtctgtctcagtttttttttctgtttcttcaagtaatcccagacagactctataatggtgagatcagatctctgtgtggagcactggatGTTGTCAGACTCTATgtatacaaaaatctcactggattactGCAATTAATGGCAataggaatgtttggaaatgtaaactaatattttctactgacacactacagcaaaagagaaataactggcttaaaaccattttgttggtgaaaatactagtggccAATGaattttgcacagtagtgtatattaacaTGATAAAATATTTCAAGTAGACAGTGTTTACATAATTATAcaacaatataattaatatctctatatcttttatatatcaacatctactaataattttatatacatacacccccccccccacacaaacaaattattatataaatatttctcaaataaataataaattggatTGGAAGTGTTTTTATGCCTTCCCTTATTTTCACATAAAGGCCTTTTCACACTGAGCGTGATGCAAATCGCAGACGAATGGTGCTTTTGCACCGAGTGCGAAAGGATTGATTGCCTTCTGCTAATTCATGCGTACATGCTAGGTGGTGCTGACCAACAACCTCAGATATGTATCTCGTATATGATGTTAACATCGTCCGCTGATCAATAcgcagcattaaattaagataaagtttggttctacaccagaaacacaaactatgtataatgcttttttttaaatgctttttttatatatatggaaTAGCAGGAGATATGATCACATGATTGACTCATAACACTTGCACACGTGGAAGAAAACAGACAGTGCTCTTCCGATCACATAATTCAGTGGGAAATTAACAGAAATGATATTCTGTATAAagaacatgtgagaataaatctgttctcagATACTAATGATAAGAAGAACTCCGCTCccactctcttctctcttcttcggTGTGTTTACACTGGTTTTCGAAACAGCACCACCACTCTTGCCACTCTCACCACTCGTGATGTAATCAAATCTGATTGGATGGCCCATTTCATCATGGAGTGACGGGGAAAAAATCTATACACATGGTGAAAAAATGCCTGCGAATATGCCTTTTTCATGCTGCAAATAATCGTGCCTGTTGTAAATAGCCCCAAAgggatttattattttagttcaaaaccGTAATCACGCCGAATTTTCACGTTCAGTGTTCAAGACATGacttactgtatgtatttttccATGCCTCTCTCCCCAAAGGTGTTGCCCCAGGTCAGTTGTACACATATCCAGCACGACGCTGGAGAAAGAAGAGGAGAGCTAACCCTCCAGAGGACCCTTGTCTAGCCTTCCCATCTCTAAAGCCCGGTAAACAGCCACTCACTTCCTTGGTGTAATAAAAGTTGAGACGTTATTTGAGGCTGTTTTTATGAAATTCCCTGTATGCCATTCATAGATTTGTGTTTAGGTAGTTATGTTTCATTTTCCTGTAATTAATTTTTgatgacatttctatccatctctGTGCAGTTGCCTATGGATGTGAATGTGCGTATGTATGTTTCAGAGCTGGATCTGGGGCTTAAGAAGGAGGTTTTCTCCAGTGATGGCAGCAGCTTGGAGGCTCTTCTGAAGGGAGAGCCACTGGATAAAAGATCTGGATTGGAGCTCCGCACAGGGGAGGAGGAGCCCAGCTCTACAGAGTACTCTACTGGGGGACTAAACCCCAGCAGCAGGACCCGTAAAGTACTGAGAAAACCACTTATGATTTTGATTGAAGGTGtcactgttgttatttttttaaatctcacctTGCTTAGTTATTCTATCTGATTGGCTTTCATCCTTTTGTCTGTGTAGAAAATTTTGGAGCCAGATGATTTTCTGGATGATCTGGACGATGAAGATTATGAAGAAGATACTCCAAAGAGACGGGGAAAAGGCAAGGGAAAGGTGAACTCTTGAACTTCTAAACTTGCATGCATGTACAAAGTATGTAAACTTAcctagggccctatcatacacccggcaccAGGCAAATGCATTTGTACGaatgggcgtgctggtctgaaaatgAGATGTGACCTCGCGCATGAGCACAACCTTCCCTCTCTGGAGAAGTGTTCAGTCAGCAAATCTGCCATGGTGCGAGCACAGCCAgcttttaaagggaatgggagatgagattAAAtgggtttattgcacgttacgcccagaACACACCCAtaactcattaagagaatagggacaactcTTTTAGCCGATCATTTTTCccatcgttaaactagcaaaagtggatttggacacgccctaaGTGCACTTGTGCCGTGcactttagaccatgcacttagattgttaaaatatgGCCCCTAATTTGTGCTAGCAAAATGCCTCTAAAAGGTTAAATTTATGATAATATCGGTTTCACAGGGTCGTGGTGTCAGCAGTGCTAGGAAGAAGTTGGAAGCAGCAGCTGCTTTGGAGGATCAGGACAGACCGTATGCCTGTGACAGTGAGTCATATACAGTATTCAGGGAAACCACATGACCCCTCTGTGATCTCATCTGGAGATCGACTTCTCTTTGCTATAAAAAGGCTGAGCTATACTGTAACACATCCAGTCACAATCAAAGATCTGTGTCACCCCTTCTCAGTATAGCTGGTCACGATGAGCTTCACCACATGAAAGCTTGCAAAAAGTACCAAACATTATCATTTTTCCAGGTTTTCATCATTTGACACACTGTACTTGAAAATAATTTCTTAGTCAGCTCTTTACTGTCTACTCATGAAGGCCCGAagtacaaaaaaagatttttgttgaaaagatctttctaaaaaaaaaaaaagagcattctCCTTTATACTGTATGCTGTAATTTACCAATCCCACATATAGCCTGATTAAACTAGTAAGCTTAGTTTTTTTAAAACCAGAGGACAGTTTCTACTTAATGTCCATTTTGTTTCAGGTTTCATGTTGTTCTTTCATAGTTTTGGATCTCTATTCTCTGCCTTTGTGTCTTTGCCCTTAAATGTGTCATGATACTGtgatgcagatgttttttatgagtttatttctgCTGATTCTTGTTGTCAGTCTgagtctttctgtctttctttctctccttttctttctcttttctctctttcagacACTTTCAAACAAAAGCATATTTCAAAATCTTCCGAAAGAGGTAtattgctctctttctctctttccatctaGTTCTCCTATTCTCGTTCTCCTCAGTCTTTTTCTTCTCCTTCCCCACCCGCTCATGTCTTGGtttccctctttctctttattttgtgTGCATTGCGAACATGATTTGTGCCTGACAAGAATGCACTGAACTTTTATTTGAAACTAGTGGTTATTGATGGCTACATTTTACACATTCAGCTAAGAAAAACTGCCTGAACAGTGTTAAGTCTGACAGCTGCTTCACAGGAAGACATTTCTCcacagaattaatttattttttccccctaaaaaagCTTTACCGCCTCTGGGCAATGTGAAATGTTCAGACACGTTCAAGCAGGTTGTTTGTGGCAGCATGGCTTAATATAACTTCCCAGATGGATGTACTCTCATATGTtggatttttaatgaatttttttttgttatttttggtttttatgtgtatatacgatttttttttttttttttttttttttttttttttacgacccGCTTGACGACCatcttacatcatcttttaaaagtgacccctATCcgttttttgcatttacactatacactgctgaaactaccaaacgtagacgttctgactcggaaaaggaagtaaaacagcacaaaatacaatggatgcagatgcaaataaaattatacagtgttttgctttccacaatattttgaaatgtcaacaaaaaaatcagcctgcactgtctcttcgccccaaagacttaaaagacatgaaaccacCGCATTGccccactgtgtgtatccttcgtcctccatcgcgcctataataagtcatgcgATCTCAGtcggtggtgtccacctgagttgatgtcacttttttttaatgacgtacgactcgcattttcTGGGGAATATctgatttgtctgcttacatggcacacacaaatgcacttatccgattcatatccgatttattaccacatatgaatgaggcctgaatccgatctgagaaaatcggaatccatgcgtttttttcctgcttacacgttcaccggtcatatctgatctgtgccacatgagaggaaaaaaatcggaattgggtcacttgaaccatgcagtgtaaatggggccattGTGACCTGTTTGATAAGAACTTTATACTTAAAACTGTCTGTTTCTAACAGTTTACTCACATGCTTCATATGA encodes:
- the LOC109088764 gene encoding zinc finger protein ubi-d4-like isoform X3, whose translation is MASLDSVLGEQYYRDAMEQCHNYNARLCAERSVRMPFLDSQTGVAQSNCYFWMEKRHRGPGVAPGQLYTYPARRWRKKRRANPPEDPCLAFPSLKPELDLGLKKEVFSSDGSSLEALLKGEPLDKRSGLELRTGEEEPSSTEYSTGGLNPSSRTRKKILEPDDFLDDLDDEDYEEDTPKRRGKGKGKGRGVSSARKKLEAAAALEDQDRPYACDNTFKQKHISKSSERVCGKRYKNRPGLSYHYAHSHLAEEEGEEKDEMEIREPTPPRQDEPKTPKKGPDGLALPNNYCDFCLGDSNLNQKTGQSEELVSCSDCGRSGHPSCLQFTPVMMAAVKTYRWQCIECKCCNMCGTSENDDQLLFCDDCDRGYHMYCLSPPMSEPPEGSWSCHLCLALLKEKASIYQNQNAPPS
- the LOC109088764 gene encoding zinc finger protein ubi-d4-like isoform X4 — its product is MPFLDSQTGVAQSNCYFWMEKRHRGPGVAPGQLYTYPARRWRKKRRANPPEDPCLAFPSLKPELDLGLKKEVFSSDGSSLEALLKGEPLDKRSGLELRTGEEEPSSTEYSTGGLNPSSRTRKKILEPDDFLDDLDDEDYEEDTPKRRGKGKGKGRGVSSARKKLEAAAALEDQDRPYACDNTFKQKHISKSSERVCGKRYKNRPGLSYHYAHSHLAEEEGEEKDEMEIREPTPPRQDEPKTPKKGPDGLALPNNYCDFCLGDSNLNQKTGQSEELVSCSDCGRSGHPSCLQFTPVMMAAVKTYRWQCIECKCCNMCGTSENDDQLLFCDDCDRGYHMYCLSPPMSEPPEGSWSCHLCLALLKEKASIYQNQNAPPS